Proteins encoded together in one Bacteroidota bacterium window:
- a CDS encoding DUF4956 domain-containing protein, with protein MTNIKMIFLFLLLLCPGTSTIQSKAQFGIPSDQTTTTQVDENNEKEKKSEKKKEKEKDKEKDTVEINANFFLYLGMNLLTLALIISLVYYPRNRQYESIFTFLMFNIMIFMLTFVLNKIKISVGAAFGLFAVFSMLRYRTEGISMKDMTYLFIFIAIGLISAIQLDFEELAIINGIILVITFLLDSNLILKRESSKMIRYENIDLVKPENSADLLEDLRQRTGLKIHRHQIVSMNFQNDTAEIKIYYYENKK; from the coding sequence ATGACCAATATTAAAATGATTTTTCTGTTCCTTTTGCTTCTTTGCCCCGGAACATCCACTATTCAGAGTAAGGCACAGTTCGGCATTCCATCCGACCAGACTACCACAACTCAGGTAGATGAAAACAATGAGAAAGAAAAAAAATCTGAAAAGAAAAAAGAGAAAGAAAAGGATAAGGAGAAGGATACCGTTGAGATTAACGCCAATTTTTTTCTGTATCTGGGCATGAACCTGCTAACGCTTGCATTAATAATTTCTTTAGTCTACTACCCCAGAAACAGGCAATACGAAAGCATTTTCACATTCCTGATGTTCAATATTATGATTTTCATGCTGACTTTTGTATTGAACAAAATAAAAATTTCCGTGGGTGCGGCATTTGGACTCTTTGCCGTATTTTCAATGCTGCGCTACAGAACCGAAGGCATTTCAATGAAAGACATGACCTATCTGTTTATTTTTATTGCAATAGGTTTGATAAGCGCCATACAACTCGATTTTGAAGAGCTCGCCATTATTAACGGAATTATTCTTGTTATTACATTCCTGCTTGACAGCAATCTTATTCTCAAGCGGGAAAGTTCCAAGATGATAAGATACGAGAACATCGACCTTGTAAAGCCTGAAAACTCTGCTGATTTACTCGAAGACCTGAGGCAGCGAACCGGTCTTAAAATACATCGTCACCAAATTGTATCTATGAATTTTCAGAATGATACGGCAGAAATAAAAATCTACTACTACGAAAATAAAAAGTAA
- a CDS encoding DUF2490 domain-containing protein — MAGDYCCAQHSDAGLWMSMNGEKKITKGFSISLAAELRMNNNITQVGTYFTELGLNYRFSKKVRLSGNYRFMARSRADGTYSNRHRYYFDLAYREKIKSVTVLFRTRFQSQYADILSSPEGKVPEYYSRNKLTIKYDATKKATPYISTELFTPLCNVHGITIDNVRYSGGVEYAFNRVHTIDLFYMLQQEYNVKNSETDHIIGIGYYFTF, encoded by the coding sequence TTGGCAGGTGATTATTGCTGCGCACAGCACAGTGATGCCGGATTATGGATGAGCATGAACGGCGAAAAAAAGATTACGAAAGGATTTTCCATTTCGCTTGCGGCAGAACTCCGCATGAATAATAATATTACGCAAGTCGGAACATATTTTACGGAATTAGGCCTAAACTACCGCTTTAGCAAAAAAGTCAGGTTATCGGGAAATTATCGCTTTATGGCAAGAAGCAGAGCCGACGGCACGTACAGCAATCGCCATCGATATTACTTCGATTTAGCCTATCGCGAAAAAATAAAATCCGTAACCGTATTGTTCCGGACCCGCTTCCAGAGCCAGTATGCAGACATCTTATCTTCGCCTGAAGGAAAGGTTCCCGAATACTATTCAAGAAATAAACTTACCATAAAATATGATGCTACGAAAAAGGCAACACCGTATATTTCGACTGAATTGTTTACGCCGCTTTGCAACGTTCATGGAATTACCATTGATAACGTCCGCTATTCGGGCGGTGTGGAATACGCATTTAACAGGGTACACACGATTGATTTATTTTACATGCTGCAGCAGGAGTATAATGTGAAGAATTCCGAAACAGATCACATTATCGGCATCGGATATTATTTCACTTTCTAA
- a CDS encoding TonB-dependent receptor: MQKLPLFFVFILVAIFVSAQNQREFNTPGSDCYVKYTTYARNSDYLSCRRPFIFISGRPGESAEQIFEHDSLKNIPRFYNYLFVMVPATGRDFSARVECLIAIASLVTNHFECGNKNIFLQINDEQILRIDADKSALNEVFTTIRLKSEELSQNGKIATVNPALLDFTENTAAYAPLPEADEDDDSDGDEPNGAYIPEEIKAVRMYFGPPRTYNFTLSGTVRDKQTGEALPFATVLVKGTQSGTTTNMDGWFTLQKVPTDTTTLIVQYVGYSKTEVFLSPQLPKTNFLIELQPSSQSLKEIVVSAVREDVVLENKDDVSTIKMTPRKLEQLPNLGERDIMRSFQLLPGISASNESSSGLYVRGGTPDQNLILYDGFTVYHVDHLYGFFSAFNSNALKDVQLYKGGFESRFGGRLSSVTEITGKEGNQKKFNMGMDASLLSVNAFVEIPIGKNFTTMIAYRRSYKSPVYNLIFDKFNQSKSAGNFVGEGPGGKFSQDTKVTSYFYDLNGKMTYHPTKKDIVSLSFFNGTDKLDNSTSSSSSSAAPSNFSMNSTDLTRYGNFGSSLKWSRSWNPKIYGNTILSFSNYYSKRERSQERTIFNSSGTSSTVNNGIFENNYLRDYSLRSDYQWDLGPLALEFGGFGTYYDIKYNYAQSDTASILDRNNTGILAGAYLQDKIKLWGGRVIILPGIRMSYYDITKKAYTEPRISLNYNLTERLSLKGAYGKYYQFANRVTREDILSGSRDFWVLADGGNTPVSSAIHYIGGISYDTKKWLFSAEVYYKLLEGLNEYSLRINASPFGVDYNENFFHGKGYSKGVEFLLQKKSGSMNGWASYTLGEARNYFAVYSDSYYPANQDVTHEFKIVLMYNYKKWDFSATWIWASGRPYTAPSGAYSITLLDGSEQDFFTVTQKNSLRLPDYHRCDISVNYKFVMGQKKKRELGYIGFSIFNLYNRTNVWYKQYDIIDGSILETNVNYLGITPNLTLSLKLR, encoded by the coding sequence ATGCAAAAACTCCCCCTGTTTTTCGTCTTTATCCTGGTAGCGATTTTTGTTTCCGCCCAGAACCAGCGTGAATTCAATACTCCCGGCAGCGATTGCTACGTAAAGTATACAACGTATGCACGCAATAGCGACTACCTCTCCTGCCGACGTCCATTTATCTTTATTTCGGGACGACCCGGCGAAAGCGCTGAACAAATATTTGAACATGACAGCCTCAAGAATATTCCCCGGTTTTACAATTATCTGTTTGTTATGGTTCCGGCCACAGGTCGTGACTTCAGTGCCCGGGTGGAATGCCTGATAGCTATTGCAAGTCTGGTTACCAACCATTTCGAATGCGGAAATAAAAATATTTTTCTCCAGATTAATGACGAGCAAATACTGCGAATTGATGCAGATAAATCAGCGCTAAATGAAGTGTTTACAACGATAAGGCTCAAATCCGAGGAACTATCTCAGAACGGCAAAATTGCCACAGTCAATCCCGCATTGCTTGATTTTACTGAGAATACAGCAGCCTATGCTCCGCTTCCCGAGGCCGATGAAGATGATGATTCCGATGGTGATGAACCAAACGGAGCATACATACCGGAAGAAATCAAAGCAGTAAGAATGTACTTTGGGCCACCCCGAACATACAATTTTACGCTCTCGGGAACTGTGCGTGATAAACAAACAGGCGAAGCATTGCCGTTTGCAACCGTTCTCGTAAAAGGCACTCAAAGTGGAACTACTACCAATATGGACGGCTGGTTTACACTTCAAAAAGTTCCAACCGACACAACTACTCTGATTGTACAATATGTAGGATATTCCAAAACAGAAGTCTTTCTTTCGCCACAGCTTCCGAAAACAAATTTTCTCATCGAGCTGCAGCCATCGTCACAATCGCTGAAAGAGATTGTAGTTAGCGCTGTTCGTGAAGATGTGGTTCTTGAAAATAAAGATGATGTAAGTACAATAAAAATGACTCCTCGCAAACTGGAACAACTTCCAAACCTGGGCGAACGCGATATAATGCGGTCATTCCAGTTGCTTCCCGGAATCAGCGCATCCAATGAATCATCATCCGGATTGTACGTCCGAGGCGGCACTCCGGATCAGAACCTTATTTTATACGACGGCTTTACTGTGTACCATGTTGACCACCTGTATGGATTTTTCAGTGCATTCAATTCCAATGCACTTAAGGACGTGCAACTTTATAAAGGTGGATTTGAATCACGCTTTGGCGGAAGGCTGTCAAGTGTTACGGAAATTACCGGCAAAGAGGGCAATCAAAAAAAATTCAATATGGGCATGGATGCCAGTTTGCTCAGTGTAAATGCATTTGTTGAAATTCCGATTGGAAAAAATTTCACAACCATGATAGCCTACAGGCGTTCCTACAAAAGTCCTGTTTACAATCTTATTTTCGACAAATTCAACCAGAGCAAATCCGCAGGAAATTTTGTAGGTGAAGGTCCCGGCGGTAAATTCTCTCAGGACACGAAAGTCACCTCCTATTTCTATGATTTAAACGGCAAGATGACGTATCATCCGACCAAAAAAGACATTGTTTCGCTCAGCTTTTTCAATGGAACGGATAAACTTGACAACAGTACTTCATCATCTTCATCATCCGCCGCTCCTTCAAATTTCTCAATGAATTCAACCGATCTGACACGATACGGAAATTTTGGCAGCAGCCTGAAATGGTCGCGTTCATGGAATCCGAAAATTTATGGCAATACTATTCTGAGCTTTTCAAATTATTACAGCAAAAGGGAGCGCTCTCAGGAAAGAACCATTTTTAATTCATCAGGAACAAGCAGCACGGTAAATAACGGCATCTTCGAAAACAACTATTTGCGCGATTACAGCCTGCGTTCTGACTACCAGTGGGACCTTGGTCCGCTTGCTCTTGAATTCGGAGGCTTTGGCACGTATTACGATATCAAATACAATTATGCGCAGAGCGATACAGCCTCCATTCTTGACCGCAATAATACGGGAATTCTTGCAGGTGCCTATTTACAGGATAAAATAAAATTGTGGGGTGGCCGAGTCATCATATTGCCGGGCATCAGAATGAGCTATTATGACATTACTAAAAAAGCCTATACTGAGCCGCGCATATCGCTGAACTATAACCTGACCGAACGGCTTTCACTCAAAGGTGCTTATGGTAAGTATTATCAGTTTGCCAACAGGGTAACACGTGAAGATATTCTATCGGGAAGCCGCGATTTCTGGGTACTCGCAGATGGCGGCAATACACCCGTAAGCTCCGCAATTCATTATATAGGAGGTATTTCTTACGATACCAAGAAATGGCTTTTCAGTGCCGAAGTTTATTACAAACTGCTCGAAGGACTTAATGAGTATTCGTTGCGTATAAATGCAAGTCCTTTTGGTGTTGACTATAACGAAAATTTCTTCCACGGAAAAGGTTATTCGAAAGGTGTTGAATTTCTGCTTCAAAAAAAATCGGGCAGCATGAATGGCTGGGCAAGTTACACCTTGGGAGAAGCCCGAAACTATTTTGCCGTATACTCCGATTCTTATTACCCCGCCAATCAGGACGTTACACATGAATTCAAGATTGTGCTGATGTATAACTATAAAAAGTGGGATTTTTCAGCTACCTGGATTTGGGCGTCAGGCCGACCTTATACCGCACCCAGCGGCGCATACAGCATAACGCTGCTCGATGGTTCCGAACAGGATTTCTTTACAGTTACCCAAAAAAACAGTCTCCGATTACCCGATTACCACCGTTGCGATATCTCTGTAAATTACAAGTTTGTTATGGGCCAGAAAAAGAAACGTGAGTTAGGATACATCGGGTTTTCAATATTCAACCTGTATAATCGTACGAATGTCTGGTACAAACAATACGACATTATCGACGGCAGTATTTTGGAAACCAACGTCAATTATTTAGGCATTACGCCCAACCTTACACTTTCACTAAAACTCAGGTAA
- a CDS encoding DUF4249 family protein, translating to MPHKPMLTVSLLFLMLSSCSKVENKDFSDLPIIEAYLMPGSYPQVNISRQTPFSSSAEYATDDITKLQIFLGCNGTERELSSSGDGVYIDSSELCVTGASYTLRFVYNSLTVSAVTTTPSKPLNFTQSVTEISMERQDSTSGPPGTTMPDPVTVSWDNTDGSYYIVVIDCMEETLDPIRDFGDKEPPGNRFREAPTTSTAMEIRPNEFQYFGKHRLILYHVLPDYASLYDVNSTSSQNLTNPSTSIINGYGIFTGMNADTLYLNIRESSK from the coding sequence ATGCCACACAAGCCAATGTTAACAGTCAGCCTGCTATTCCTGATGCTTAGCTCCTGTTCTAAAGTCGAGAATAAGGATTTTTCTGACCTGCCCATTATAGAGGCCTACCTGATGCCCGGAAGCTATCCGCAGGTGAACATAAGCAGGCAGACGCCGTTTTCGTCCAGTGCTGAGTATGCCACTGACGATATAACAAAACTCCAAATATTCCTTGGCTGTAATGGAACAGAACGTGAGCTGAGTTCGTCAGGTGACGGTGTGTATATTGACAGCTCAGAGCTGTGTGTGACCGGAGCCTCCTATACACTCCGCTTTGTATACAATTCACTAACCGTAAGTGCCGTCACTACAACACCTTCAAAACCACTTAATTTCACACAATCGGTTACGGAAATTTCGATGGAAAGACAGGACAGCACCTCGGGACCTCCGGGTACGACCATGCCCGACCCGGTAACCGTTTCCTGGGATAATACTGATGGCTCCTACTATATTGTTGTAATCGATTGCATGGAAGAAACGCTCGATCCAATCCGTGATTTTGGAGATAAAGAGCCACCCGGAAACCGTTTCAGAGAAGCTCCAACAACATCAACAGCCATGGAAATTCGACCGAATGAGTTTCAATATTTTGGCAAACACCGGCTTATACTGTATCATGTGCTACCCGATTATGCTTCACTTTACGATGTGAATAGCACGAGTTCCCAGAATCTCACCAACCCATCTACAAGCATTATCAACGGGTACGGAATTTTCACGGGGATGAATGCCGACACCCTGTATTTAAATATCCGTGAATCATCAAAATAA
- a CDS encoding RNA-binding protein, giving the protein MTNIFVSNLSFNIENEDLKQVFEDYGEVTSAKVITDQATGRPRGFGFVEMTNDEHAQNAIKELNGATYDGKVLAVSVAKPREKKDNSFRRTGGGGSGSGRPRFGSNRY; this is encoded by the coding sequence ATGACAAACATTTTTGTTTCTAACCTGAGTTTCAATATCGAGAATGAAGACTTGAAGCAGGTTTTTGAAGATTATGGCGAAGTTACTTCCGCCAAAGTTATTACCGATCAGGCAACAGGCCGCCCCCGTGGTTTTGGTTTTGTTGAAATGACCAATGATGAGCATGCACAAAACGCAATCAAAGAATTGAACGGTGCAACTTACGATGGTAAGGTACTTGCAGTTTCTGTTGCCAAACCGAGAGAGAAAAAAGATAATTCTTTCAGAAGAACCGGTGGTGGCGGAAGCGGTAGCGGCAGACCAAGATTTGGCAGCAATCGCTACTAA
- a CDS encoding OmpA family protein, whose amino-acid sequence MRKAITLFTVLFLCTFGAFAQQPDAEGCKDHPSFNRMPGFYITECKQNFDVVEMWVSDEKSLKIEGNKTQITYYFDMEKGQPPSFYQLTKNFENAIAKYGGVRKYLGSQESTLYYKNAGKEVWIQLYSASDVAETYTIVIVEVEAMKQEIVASDILEALNNTGSIALYINFDTGKATIKPESQTIIDQVAQMLTENPAMNISVEGHTDNVGNATTNQTLSENRAAAVKNALIAKGIDKARLSSKGWGQTKPIADNGTDDGKAKNRRVEIVKK is encoded by the coding sequence ATGAGGAAAGCAATTACACTCTTTACCGTTCTGTTTCTATGCACTTTCGGGGCATTTGCACAGCAACCCGATGCAGAAGGATGCAAAGACCACCCTTCGTTTAACCGCATGCCCGGTTTTTATATTACCGAATGTAAGCAGAATTTTGATGTTGTTGAAATGTGGGTAAGTGATGAAAAGTCATTGAAAATTGAAGGTAATAAAACCCAGATTACATATTATTTTGATATGGAAAAAGGGCAACCGCCTTCGTTTTATCAGCTTACAAAGAATTTCGAAAACGCCATTGCGAAATACGGCGGAGTGCGCAAATACTTAGGTTCGCAGGAATCAACATTGTACTATAAGAATGCAGGTAAAGAAGTTTGGATACAGCTATATTCCGCATCTGATGTGGCAGAGACCTACACAATCGTAATTGTTGAAGTTGAAGCCATGAAACAGGAAATTGTTGCCAGTGATATTCTGGAAGCACTCAACAATACCGGGTCAATAGCTCTCTATATTAATTTCGATACCGGAAAAGCCACCATCAAACCGGAATCGCAAACTATCATTGATCAGGTAGCACAGATGCTTACCGAAAACCCTGCAATGAATATCAGTGTTGAAGGACATACCGACAATGTTGGCAATGCAACAACAAATCAAACTCTTTCTGAAAACCGCGCAGCAGCCGTAAAAAATGCGCTGATTGCAAAAGGCATCGACAAAGCCAGGCTGAGTTCGAAAGGCTGGGGACAAACCAAGCCCATTGCCGATAACGGCACCGACGATGGAAAAGCCAAGAACCGCAGGGTTGAGATTGTGAAGAAATAG
- a CDS encoding proton-conducting transporter membrane subunit produces MMIFLSILSFSFFFFFLSKKAQPYYNLLLTAVVAAISSWYALPVLLGGTTFTELLPFQLWGKPLEISIDRLSAFFILIINFTVFTGAWFAIGYMKMYHELRKANHAVHFFSFAWLHFSMLIVCMVQHAVAFMVAWEIMSVASFLLVIFEGGKPGVLKAGIDYLVQMHIGALLLIVGFLIIYNETGSMNWESLTTFFSTRNNIPMFLLFFVGFGIKAGFVPLHTWLPHAHPAAPTHVSGIMSGVMIKMGIYGILRVLLHVQNDLLTIGIIILAVSAVTGIVGIGTAIIQHDMKKLLAYSSIENIGIIGMGIGTGMIGVATGNYKLAVLGFGGGLLHVLNHSLFKSLLFYTTGSIYKETHTREIDRLGGLIKKMPYTALLYLLAAIAICGLPPFNGFVSEFFLYNGFAESMMTSGIGLNLLMMFAMLFLVVIGGLAIFCFTRAFGIAFLGSPRSVHLRDVHETDWFSLIPQYIILLGIIAIGIYPGLVSTTIFSLAQLYTPALEPLPQYAVMNTSYVSWFTLSFIAMVALLYAVKYFFTRKKITEYKSTWGCAYSGNASKMQYTASSYAENYYHDMDNLLNRKTDYVPISDDELFPAQRSFGAHSESLSEEKMLKGISGFFKKILTRLAIVQTGQTQHYIIYMLVLLIILVLLTIFNLI; encoded by the coding sequence ATGATGATTTTTTTATCAATACTCTCTTTTTCATTCTTCTTTTTCTTCCTCTCAAAAAAGGCACAGCCATACTATAACCTGCTGTTAACAGCTGTTGTGGCTGCTATCAGCAGTTGGTACGCACTGCCGGTTCTGCTTGGCGGCACAACCTTTACTGAATTATTACCGTTCCAGCTGTGGGGAAAACCGCTTGAAATAAGTATCGACCGGCTTTCAGCATTTTTCATACTTATAATAAATTTCACGGTTTTTACAGGTGCATGGTTTGCAATCGGCTACATGAAAATGTATCACGAACTGCGAAAAGCAAATCATGCTGTTCACTTTTTTTCGTTCGCATGGCTGCATTTCTCGATGCTGATTGTTTGCATGGTGCAGCATGCGGTTGCATTCATGGTTGCATGGGAAATCATGTCGGTAGCTTCATTCCTGCTGGTAATTTTTGAAGGAGGAAAACCGGGCGTACTGAAAGCCGGTATCGACTACTTAGTACAAATGCACATCGGCGCGCTCTTGCTGATTGTTGGCTTTCTTATTATTTATAATGAAACAGGAAGCATGAACTGGGAAAGCCTCACGACATTTTTTTCAACCCGCAATAACATCCCGATGTTCCTGCTTTTCTTCGTTGGCTTTGGAATAAAGGCAGGCTTTGTTCCGCTGCATACATGGCTGCCCCACGCCCACCCTGCCGCACCCACCCATGTTTCAGGCATCATGTCGGGCGTAATGATAAAAATGGGGATATACGGTATCTTACGCGTATTGCTTCATGTTCAGAACGACCTGCTTACCATAGGCATTATTATTTTAGCCGTATCGGCCGTTACCGGAATTGTAGGCATCGGTACTGCCATTATTCAGCACGACATGAAAAAACTGCTTGCTTATAGCAGCATCGAAAACATTGGTATTATTGGCATGGGCATTGGCACCGGTATGATAGGCGTGGCCACTGGAAATTACAAACTGGCAGTTCTCGGATTTGGCGGCGGTTTGCTGCATGTGCTGAATCATTCCTTATTCAAGTCATTATTATTTTACACAACGGGAAGTATCTATAAAGAAACCCATACACGTGAGATTGACCGGCTGGGCGGACTGATTAAAAAAATGCCGTATACGGCACTGCTCTACCTTCTCGCAGCGATTGCCATATGCGGATTACCTCCGTTTAACGGCTTTGTTTCGGAATTCTTCCTGTACAACGGTTTTGCCGAAAGCATGATGACATCGGGCATCGGACTGAATCTGCTGATGATGTTTGCAATGCTGTTTCTTGTTGTGATTGGTGGACTCGCCATATTCTGTTTTACGCGTGCATTCGGTATTGCGTTTCTTGGAAGTCCGCGCAGCGTGCATCTTCGCGACGTTCATGAAACCGATTGGTTCTCACTGATACCACAATACATTATTCTCCTTGGTATTATTGCTATCGGCATTTATCCCGGACTTGTTTCAACTACTATTTTTAGTCTCGCTCAATTGTACACTCCGGCATTGGAACCGCTTCCGCAATATGCCGTTATGAATACGTCCTATGTTAGCTGGTTCACGTTGTCATTTATCGCAATGGTGGCCTTGCTCTATGCGGTTAAATATTTTTTCACCCGTAAAAAAATAACAGAATACAAGTCCACCTGGGGATGCGCATATTCGGGCAATGCATCCAAAATGCAGTACACTGCCTCATCGTATGCAGAGAATTATTACCACGACATGGACAATTTACTGAACAGAAAAACGGATTATGTTCCCATTTCCGACGACGAACTTTTTCCTGCACAACGCAGCTTTGGTGCACATTCAGAAAGTCTTTCGGAAGAAAAAATGTTAAAAGGAATTTCAGGATTCTTCAAAAAGATACTGACACGCTTAGCCATTGTTCAAACCGGGCAGACACAACATTATATTATTTACATGCTCGTTTTGCTCATTATTTTAGTACTGCTTACAATATTCAATCTGATATGA
- a CDS encoding NADH-quinone oxidoreductase subunit H, with translation MNALGIVMIFLASLVFPGIITRTKSIASGCKGPGIMQPMRDIIRLLKKGSVYSTTTSFIFKIAPLVYFASIISAALLLPFGNQPGILSFRGDFIAFSYILALGKFFMIIAALDTGSAFEGMGASREATYSMLVEPAFFILLASFAMLTGHTSFHEIFNALYFDSYITVFAGILAAFNLFQIIMVENSRLPYDDPKTHLELTMVHEVMVLDNSGFDLGIINYASSLKFVIFGTLISNFFFAPRFPIYTGIIIFIVTQIAFAIMVGLAESFRARFKLRNNNKAIILLTPISILIFISLIMIATHQF, from the coding sequence ATGAACGCACTGGGAATTGTTATGATTTTTCTTGCGAGCCTCGTGTTCCCGGGTATCATTACGCGCACCAAAAGCATTGCAAGCGGTTGTAAAGGTCCGGGTATCATGCAGCCTATGCGCGATATCATCCGACTGCTTAAAAAAGGTTCAGTGTACAGCACAACTACTTCATTTATTTTTAAGATTGCACCTCTTGTGTATTTTGCAAGTATTATCAGTGCAGCGCTGTTGCTGCCGTTTGGCAATCAACCGGGCATATTGTCGTTCCGCGGCGATTTCATTGCATTCAGTTATATACTCGCACTGGGCAAGTTCTTTATGATTATTGCTGCGCTTGATACAGGCAGTGCATTCGAAGGCATGGGTGCAAGCCGCGAAGCTACATATTCCATGCTTGTTGAACCTGCATTTTTCATTCTGCTTGCATCTTTTGCCATGCTGACAGGTCATACATCATTTCACGAAATCTTCAATGCGCTTTATTTCGATTCGTACATCACGGTATTTGCAGGTATTCTGGCCGCATTCAATCTTTTTCAAATTATTATGGTTGAGAACAGCCGCCTGCCTTACGACGACCCCAAGACACATCTTGAACTGACCATGGTACATGAGGTGATGGTACTTGACAACAGTGGGTTTGACCTTGGTATCATCAATTACGCATCGTCACTCAAATTCGTTATTTTCGGCACGCTTATCAGTAATTTTTTCTTCGCACCCCGTTTTCCGATATACACCGGAATAATTATTTTCATTGTAACTCAGATCGCTTTTGCAATAATGGTAGGTCTTGCAGAATCGTTCCGTGCACGATTTAAACTCAGGAATAACAATAAAGCCATCATACTGTTAACACCCATTTCAATACTTATTTTTATTAGTCTGATAATGATTGCAACTCACCAGTTTTAG
- a CDS encoding proton-conducting transporter membrane subunit, protein MGVEIYFAIVLLLAIVVFTVRKKTVQLLCAALFLGVQTMFNYLLYADKAAFSGTYFKADSLSFIFISVLTITGFVTIINSFVYFSKRHDNLFRRSVFLASLFMLFACMSGAFLSDNINILWILAEATTLCISMLIYHERTGDALEATWKYFFVSTIGLSLSFIGILLLNAATNISGFSSLTFSSLMSGQLLITNEFLFQVSFMLIVIGFSVKLGVFPLHTVCIDAHSVAPGPVSAIISTSLMNVGFVSVFRFFQLFADTSLHTWMSHVMLIIGGLSLLFATVYMLRVDNYKRLIAYSSIEHMGLITMGIAVGGIAYFAVIIHLVIHSFIKAGIFYQSSQFIRIYKSKHIEDTGGYFNINPSGGVLMILLFLVIMGIPPSGLFFTKIMIFQSLLANGYLWLVIIMLVLLVFILWGFGSNIMHILFAKTPAAVAEEKPHISAWENVPQYALLILALYIGINPPDFFVALVNDAIQFLPK, encoded by the coding sequence ATGGGTGTAGAGATTTATTTTGCGATTGTGCTGCTGCTTGCTATAGTGGTTTTTACGGTGAGAAAAAAAACCGTACAATTGCTGTGTGCTGCATTATTCCTCGGTGTCCAGACTATGTTTAATTATTTACTTTATGCCGATAAAGCAGCATTCAGCGGCACCTATTTCAAGGCCGATTCCCTGTCATTTATTTTTATCAGTGTTTTAACTATTACAGGATTTGTCACTATTATCAATAGTTTCGTGTATTTTTCAAAACGCCACGATAATCTTTTTCGTCGTTCCGTTTTTCTTGCATCGCTCTTCATGCTTTTTGCATGCATGTCGGGCGCATTTCTTTCAGACAACATCAATATTTTATGGATTCTTGCGGAAGCCACTACGCTCTGCATCTCCATGCTTATCTACCATGAACGCACCGGCGACGCGCTTGAAGCAACGTGGAAATATTTCTTCGTTTCAACTATCGGACTTTCACTTTCATTTATAGGAATATTGCTGCTGAACGCAGCCACCAACATTTCCGGCTTTTCGTCACTCACATTTTCATCGCTGATGTCAGGTCAGCTCCTCATCACCAACGAGTTTCTGTTTCAGGTTTCGTTCATGCTTATTGTTATCGGATTCAGCGTGAAGCTGGGTGTTTTCCCGCTGCACACTGTTTGTATTGACGCACACAGTGTCGCACCGGGACCGGTGAGCGCCATCATTTCCACATCACTTATGAATGTAGGGTTTGTTTCCGTTTTCCGATTTTTTCAGTTGTTTGCCGACACATCACTTCATACCTGGATGAGTCATGTAATGCTTATCATTGGCGGACTTTCTTTGCTTTTCGCGACTGTTTATATGCTTCGCGTCGATAATTACAAACGCCTTATTGCCTACTCCAGCATAGAGCACATGGGGCTTATTACCATGGGCATTGCCGTCGGCGGAATCGCTTATTTTGCAGTCATTATTCACCTTGTAATCCACTCGTTCATAAAAGCAGGAATTTTTTATCAGTCATCGCAATTCATCAGAATCTACAAGAGCAAACATATTGAAGATACGGGCGGATATTTCAACATAAACCCGAGCGGTGGTGTTCTGATGATACTACTGTTTCTGGTCATCATGGGAATCCCGCCATCAGGGCTGTTCTTCACAAAAATCATGATCTTTCAGTCGTTGCTGGCAAACGGATACCTGTGGTTGGTAATTATAATGTTAGTGCTGCTGGTATTCATTTTATGGGGATTCGGTTCAAATATAATGCATATACTTTTTGCTAAAACACCTGCGGCTGTAGCCGAAGAAAAGCCACATATCAGTGCATGGGAAAATGTTCCGCAGTACGCACTGCTCATATTAGCACTATATATCGGTATCAATCCGCCCGATTTTTTTGTTGCACTGGTGAATGATGCGATACAGTTTTTACCAAAATAA